The genomic window TCACCTTCAGCCCAGTCTAGCCTAATACCCCGCCGGGGCCCTGGTGCTTTTTTCCAGTCCTCCTGGGGGAGAGTGGGAAGCCAGTTCTGCCTTTGCTCTGTTTCTCCCTGGCATTCTTGTCTTGCCCCCTTACTCCACCCTGCAGCAGCCCCAGGCCCGGTGCTTTCCCAAGGGGTGGCACTGTCTCAATGCAGCCAAGGGGAGAAAGGTTTATCAgacgggggaggcgggggcaAGGCAGACAcagcctggctctgagttcaatggAACCGGAAGCCCTGTCTTACATTTTGTCTGtcttttccccctcctctcttcATCTTGCTTTTTTTAGgggctttgtttttaattttagggctacacctggcggtgccctagttctgcactcagggaccattcctggtgggccctggggaaccatacggcgtgttggggatcaaacctgggttggcaaggcaagcaccctacccactgtactatcgatcccaCCCCTCACCTTGGTGTTTCAATGGAGGGACTCAAAAGACCTGATCCTCTAATCTCCTGTAGGTTCTCTGCATCACTCACATTCACTTACAGGATGACAAcaacttttcattttctcctcctcctccccctcctcccactcctcctctttctcctcctccacatTCAGGCTCCCCAGCCCAAGAAATACATTACTGACAAAAATACCTCCCTACACCATGCCTGGCCACCTGAGCCTCAACCCCCAAATCAGCAGGACTGACTTTCCCCGCCCCCctacattttttccccttaaaagaaaaaaatatatttcataaatgagCCAACCAGACCAACCTTATTTAAGGAAAACCGAAGATTCCAGAGTGGGAAACATCTGGCCCTGGCCTTGGCTGGCAGCGCTGGAGAAGCTTGCTCCAGGTCCCCTGGTCCATCCTTGGCCCTCCCGCATTCCACACCTCGGGCCCAGCCCCCCCGAAGCTGGCTCACACCGCCGCATTCCCACCCTCCTGGCTGTGGACACTGACTCCGCTCGGCCCAGTTCCCCTCTTCCCATGTCCAGTCAGCAGAGCGAGGGGATGGCCTTCTGGAACCCACCACGATGGGCCCATCAGTCCAGACGCGCTCACTGCGGGGAACAAGGCAGGAGGGCGGGGGAAGGGAGCGTGTGGTTCTCCCAGAAAAGCTGGCCTGGTAGTTCTGGGGTCTCGGGGCAGGGAACCAGGCTATGGGAGCCCCCTCCTCACTTTATGCAGGGGTCCCCAAGAGTTCTGAGAGCCCGCACTCTTGTGACTCTGCTGTAGGCAGCGTGGTGGCGGGCGGTATCCGGGGGGCGCCAAGATCTGTGACTGGAGGCAATGCAGGAGCTGGGGGGGTCCAGCTGGCCCATCCTCTCAGCACCTCCACTCTCCCGCCCCAGCTCAGAGAGGGGGGGGTAGTCTTGACAGGGTGCTGGCCTCAAGGCGCTCTCCTGCCTCGGGCTGCCCCACTCGCCCCAGACAGGGCCCCCAATGCCCAGGCTCGGGCCACTCAGAATGGCCATTGTTCTGCTGGCTGGGAAAGAGCCACCAGCCTCTCGGCGAGGGGCACACCCGGAAATGGATGCTGGGGGCCATGTCTGAGAACAGAAAGCAACCCCACAGGGCACCAGGGGCGGCCAGAGGGTGCTGGTCCAGTCTGGGGCTGCAgcagagaggggcaggagcaggccTTGGGCACGGTCCTCCCTCAGGCCCAGGCACACCGCCTTTCCTGCAGCAGCGCGGGGGAGCTGGGAGCAGACCCCCCACCAGGAGGTCAGATATGCGGCCATCACTGCCctggctgggaggctgggagacTCTGGGGGTGGCTGCGGGGCCGGGCGGCCCCTCCAggctacctcctcctcctcctcctatgtGGCCTCGACCTCCCGGGGTGTCCGATTGCGTTCCACCTGGGCCCGGCTCTTCACCTTCTTGCctagctccagccctgcccagctctTGCCCTTGGCCTGCTTGGCCCGGCTCCGGGCGGGGCACCACACGCGCTCACAGTACTCATCCACCCGGGGCAGGTTGGCGAAGCCgatgagctgcaggaagtctTTGTACCAAGCCTTGGGGGGCGCGGAGGCCAGGCCCGCCCGGGCTGGGGGGAACAGGCTGTGAAGCTGCTCGGCGCCGATCACCTCTAGCGCCAGGCGAGCGATGGTGCGGGAGAAGCCGTGCTCCAGCGTGGTGCAGATGTAGGTGCCCGCGTCGAGACGGCTGAGCCTGCGGAAGAGCAGCCCCTGCTCCGTGTACAGGATTCGCTCATCCGTCTTCACCTGCCAGGCACAGGGAGGGCACACACCAGCCCCTGGTCACAGCATGCTCAGTCCCGTGCCCAAATCCCCCCGCTGGGCCGGTACTGGACACTTTCCCTGGCCCCTGGACCTCCTCCAGGGCAGGGTATCCACAGCCCGGAGGGCTGGGCCCAAGCTGATTCTTTCCACCTTCCTTGCTACCCAGCACAGACTAGCCAAAGGGCCTCTGCCCAGGCTGGACTGAGCACATCCCCTAGTCGGAACTTTGGGGCACCCCTCTGGATGGCCCAGAACACGTTCCCAGACAGCAGGTTAAAAACCCAggccctcttctctcctttttcttgtcacacctggcagtgatgctcagggcttacccctgcagGGTGCTGAGGGACCAGCTGTGACCCAGGAAACCCACCCAGAATTGGCTGGTATAAGTGCCTTCACCCTGATGCTGTCATCTCAGCCCTCAAGCTTAGGTATTTCTGGGCTCCCACTCAGGGGGGCTGAGCCCCCAGCTCACAGGTGAGAATATCACTTGACAATCGTGGAGGTCTGCATTGCCCATTCCTGCAGAGCAGGGCCTACAGTGGCTGGCAGAGAATCTCCAGATCCCgccaggggaggggagcgggggctGCTCATTCTGGCTTGGTCGACAACCAGTGTGGGCTGGAACCCGGGCATCTGTGTGCCAGGCAGAGTGTGTATGTTGGCAGGGTTAGTGCTGTGAAACTCCTTGCTTGCCtcaccccggggcccctggggaggCTTCCTAGTGCCCAGCCTAACAGCTGGCCCAAGGCTGGCCTCCCCCAAGTTCCCAGGCTGGAAGGAGAGCaatgcccctcccctgcctcaagACGGTTCCTCACCCTACTCCGCCCACGCTCATCCCAGGCCCAGACTGAAGGCATCTCGCCTTGACAGACCTTTCCGGATGGGGGAGGACGGGCCTGTGCAGACAGCTGGACTATGAACAGGAAGTGTGAGgttgggctctgtgtgtgtgtgtgtgtgtgtgtgtgtgtgtgtgtgtgtgtgtgtgtgtagagggacAAGGACCAGGGACCGGACCTGgagcagaggaggaagaagaaacccTGGCAAACGCCTCCTTCAATGATGAGccacaggggctgaagagatagactgtcgggggggggggtgcatttgctgtgcacatggctgactccggTTCGATCACCAgctcctatatggtcccccaattatCTCTAGAAGTAATtactaagtacagagccaggagtaactcctgagcattgcacggtatggccccaaaacaaaacaaaaaatatgagcCACAGCGGCCGGAGTaaaatacagcaggcagggtgcttgcttgcaagcagctgataccttggttcaatccctggtaccctacctggtcccctgagccctgcccagagtgatccctgagtgcagggccaggagaaagcccggagcaccaccaaatgtggcccccaaataaatgagCCCCAGCTCCCTGCTCACCTACAGTGAGGcctctcccctggccccctcAAAGCCGAGCTGTGCCTGGGCCATGTGTCTGGGCAGTCCCTGACGCTGAGGATGGgccccccagggcctcacactttcCTTGTGTTGATCTCTCAGAGCCCCGGCAAGGGTTAGGCCTCTGGGTGCAGGACATGGGAGGCTGGAGCCAGTTGCTCACCTGGTCAGGTCCATCGGCCCCGGGCCTCTGCAAGAACCAGCGCACAGCAGCCTGGGGAGACTTGGGCAGACACTGCAGGAAGGTGCTGTTGTGCTCCGTGCCGTAGACCTTGCTGGTCTCCACGCCGAGTCCTGCAGCTTCCTctggaggaggcagagaagggCTCAGCTCAGGAACCTGGGACCGCACAGCCCCGAGGGCCCCGCCAGTGTGACAGGGACCTGAACATCCCTCAGCCCCCTTCGAGTCACCCCGTCCAAAGACTCtgcacaggagggaaactgaggactgtAACCACAGAAACACTTCTCAGGGCTGTGAGCAGGGGCCCACGCACACCGCCACTCACCTCCCTGGCTCTGGCCCGTGCACTGCATGGCAGGGTTGCCATGCCGGATGTCCTGCCGGCGGAAGCGGCGCTTGCTGGTGCCCGGACGGTAGCGGGTGCAGGTGGTGCCGTCCCAGGCACAGTACGGGTCCCGGGCCAGGCAGCACTCAGCACAGGCGCTGCCGTAAGTCTCACAGTGGTGCAGCTGCAGCCGGGCAACGCCCAGCTTTGAGCCCACATACAGCATTTGCTGGGGATGGGACACAGCAGCCTGGCGTGAGCTTCCCCGGAGCCAGCCAGGCCCTCAGCCCTAGGAGGGTTCCTGAGGCCCTGCATTTGTCGGTGGCCTTTGAGAACCCCTCGGAGGCACCCCCAGAAACGGAacatgcacccccaccccaccccacccagattCTCCGATTTAAGCTATTCTGGAACAAAAGCGGGGGTTTGCCCAAAAAGATGCAAAATCTGGGGAGGCGGCATCTGCCACTGGAAAGCTTATGCACCAGGCCTCTAAAATGTGATTTTCTGTCTGATTTGAAgtcagaatttttatttacttatttttttctttttggctttgaggccacacccggaaatgctctggggttactcctggctctacactcaggaattgcccctggcagtgcttggagggaccagatgggatgtgggggattccAGTCAGCCCAgtgtaaggcaagggccctactcactgtcctatcactctagcccctcctgGCATGTGCTTGCCTCCCGAGAAGACCTGGCCTTTGAGGCCCCACTGCTCTGATCACTGGGCACCTCCTGCCCATTGGTCTAACCCGGAGGatggtgttggggagggggttcAGCTggacccccagttttccagcagacAAGATGGGGGCTGGACAGGATGGTGCGGGGGGCAGGTACTGTTCTTACCCTTTTCACGGAGATCTCCATCTCAGTGATGGGGGTTGGCACCTGGGGGGGAACAGGGCTTCGGTGAGGGGATGCTGGGGCGAGACTCCCCGGCCTGGCCTGTCTGCAGGCGGGAACCACCTTCCTCCAGCCTGGGTAGTGCACTCCCTGGCAGCGAAGCCCCGGTGGCCTTCCCAGACATGGGCCACTGGAAAGGATCCCACGCCCTGGCGAGCCTCCAAGTAGCAGGCTTGGCGCAGTGCAGGGAGCTCAGCGTCCTTCCCACAGCCCAGCTCCCCTGCAAGGAGGCAGCTGTCCCAGATCCCCCCACAGCAGAGCACAGCGGCaccccacacacagacccaccccccgccacctgcctggctctgcagaggCCAGAGGACCTGCTGGGGATGAGATCTCAGCacccacatacagacacacacacacacacaccccccacacgcgcacacacacacaagcacagtgCACAGACATGTGtactacatacacacatgcacgcacacacatatgtgcacacacacccacacgtatacacacatgcgcgcacacgtgcatacacatacacacacaccccatatgtACACACAgccccacacatacatatacacaaacacaaccaCACACCCATATGCaccacatacacaacacacatgcacacccccacccccactcacacatgcatgtgtattcacatgcatatacacatgcatacacacagcaACGTGGGTCCAATAGGCCTCATGCAAAAAATGCCTACATTGGCCGGCCCCCTCTGGGGCCCCcaacctcacacacacacgcgcacacacccacacatacacgcAGCATCTCCAGGTTCCCGTCACTCAGAAGCAGGGGCCTCTGCAGTtccccctccagccacccccttATTGACCTTCGCTGGTTTCAAGGTGGGAAACACAGGCCCACCTTCCCTTCGCAGCTAGCCCCAGGGTCCGAGGGCACCCCTCCTTTCAGACACCCCCCTCACCTTGAACACCTGCAGCTCCTCCAGAACCACCTCCTCAGGCTCCACTGTGGCCCCTGCCTGGAGCGCCAGGACCTTGAGCACCGAGCCTGAGTCTGCGCGGGAGACGGGGTCAGTGGAGGGGAGTGGCCTGGGACCAAGCCTGCCCAGcctgccgggggaggggggcaaccCACCGGTTCCCAGGAAGATGACATCATAGGTGCCGTCCTCCGCCTCCACGCGGTCCACCACGATCTGGCGCAGCTGCTGGCTGAGGTGGGTCTTGACGAGGATGGGGCGGCTGCCGCGAGGCCGCACGGGCCGGAACATGAGCGGGTGGGCGCGGGCGAACTGCAGCACCTCGTCGGGGTAGTCCTTGGTGCTGCCGAAGGGCCGCCCAGGCTGTGCCGTCATTTTGCTGGGGCACTGTGGGCAGCGAGGGCGGTGGCTCAGCAGCCAGGGACTTCCTGGTGCTCTCTCTCatctccacacccctccccctgggcACAAGCCCCTCAGAGGGACCCCTAAAGGTGGCCCACCCAGCCGCCCCGCACAGCCTCCGGACCCGTGGGCGGACCCTGCAGCAGTAGCCCCTCAGCCtcagccctggccctgctctggctCTGGGGGACACTCACCATCCCTGGGCGTGGGAAGGGCACCTTGCCCCCATAGGGCCcccactggtgctggggaccgtCTTGGTGGGCAAAGGGTCCCTTGAAGACTTCCCAGATGTCCTCCATGCGGTACACACAGACAGCAAAGCCCTGGAACACAGCGCTGTAGGTGGACAGAGACGTCACGCCTGGCAGACTGTGGCccaagggggcagggggcagcctggCCCATGGCCAGGACACAGGGGGATGGTGCCAGAATTCGGCAGAACTCAAAATACAGGGACATGGAcgcccaggccagagagagagagagagagagagagagagagagagagagagacaccatTGGACCTGGAGGCTGGCGGCAGGGACTGACCCCTGGGAGGGGAGGCGGAGGCCCACCTGACTGTGCGAAAAAGCCCGTAGACCTCGAggctcctccctgccctgggccACAGCAGGAACACATCCTCTGGGAGAGAAGACAGCAGCAGTGCCCCTGGCGGGCTCCGGCCCTGAGGCTGCccacccgcccggcccggcccggcctgcccTTACCCAGCTGGTCAAAGTGGGCCTCTCCGCCACCGGGGCCGGGCACCGAGCACAGCAGCCGGGCCTTGAGGAAGGTGCTCCACTTGTTCACCAGCACGCGCTGGCCACCCGCGTCGTTCTGCAGGGCCGGGACAGCCAGCTTGAGGCCCTGCCTCTGGGCCTCTGCTCATTCCCCTTGGGGAACAGCATGGACTCCCGCTTGGCACCCTGGCCTCAGCTTCCCCAGTgatctgttttctgtttgttgtttcttttgtttgtttgggggccacacccagccctgctcagcgcttactcctgtctgcactcagggatcactcctcctggaggtgctcagggggccatctggggtggtgccagggcccaagcctgggtcggctgcatgcaaggcaaaggccttccaTGATgtcctgtcgctccagtccctccctaGGGGTCTGGGTGGGGACGGGTCCTGGAACCTCACTGCTCCCTGCCCTCGGCTCTCACCACGCAGACCCGGCCCACACGGCTGACAGTGACACGGCCGGGGCCACCATCTGGCGCAGGGACCGTCTCCGAGAAGAAGAAGTACACCTTGTCGTCGTCCTGGTCGGAGTTCTCAGGGATCCGGGTGGCCATCACAAACCGGGGGTCTGCCAGGGGACAGTTGGGGCTGGCCAGGAAGGACCTcagaggggcccgggggctgGCACCCAAGGGCTGGAGTGGGGTAGGCATACCTGAGGCAGGAGTCCTGGGGTGTAGGGCAGGCACGACCACCCTGGGGGCCCACCCAACCTCCCTGCCAGCCTCGCACTCAGCAGCCCCCGGGCTCACCATGAAGGAGGTTCTGGTCCGAGTCGGAACGCAAGGCGGGCCGGGGACCCCCACTCCGGAAGATCATGGCCTCACGCCCCAGGAAGTCGGCAGTGAGACCCGTGTACAGCTCCCCACCTAGTCAGAGTCAGTCAGGGGGGAGCCAGGCCCCCATCACACCACCCCCCCCACGGGCCCCGAGCTAGTCAATCACCTACGAAGGTGCTGGCAAAGGGTCTGCTGGGCTCGTGCGGGCACCGGCCCCGCCCACTCTCCAGGCTGCCAGGCTCCAGCTGGAGCACGTGCTACGGGAGAAGAAGCACAAAGAGGTCACTGGTGGTCATCGCGTGCGgccagagagggggagggggcagcggccTCCAGGCTTCACCCCCGCGCCAGCTCCCCGGACAAAGGCTCCTTTCAGGCCCCCCTGACCCCTCTACCCCTGCCCACCCCTTGGGAGGAGGgtcactgcccccagccccatggCGCCGGCCTGGCCTCACCTCCCCGCGGTGCCCCACAGCGATGAGCACACAGCTGGGCCGGAAGGCGCCAGTGCCACATGCCAGCAGGTGGGTCCTGTTGTGGGGCTGCAGCACCCGCACGAAGTTGGCGCATTCGGTCTAGGAGGGAAGGCGTGAGGGGTGAGGGGACACCCCGGTCTccaggcccaggttcaacctACCTTACTGGTCAGCTGTAGGGAGGAATGTGGGATGGCAAGGGGGGTATTCACAGAGGTTCTCTGAATCTGCTCCAAatgttccccctgcccccctggggGCACAGGCCGGGCGTGGGGGCGGCCAGTCCCCACAGCACTCACCGAAGCATCCCTGCCCTTCCGCACACACTCTTCCCTCTGTCCTGGCTGTGGTGGCCACACGACCTGAAACACAATCCGGtctcccagcctcagtttccccatccagCCAGTTCTCAGACGTACCCTCGCCCCCATCAATTCAGCTCACCTCCCGGGGATCCGGCCAGGCCTGGTCCAGCCGCAGAGAGTAGAGGGTGTCTCGGCCCCCCAGGAAGAGGCGGTCCCGGTACTCATCCAGGTACATGACCTGGAGGTCCAGGGAGCCCCGGGGACCCAGAAAGATGGAAGAACGGTTGGCAGCCAGGAGGTCTGGGAGGAAAGGGGCAGGGGTCAGGCTGGTGGCAGGAGGTGTCTAATTCCGAGTTCACACGCCCACACACTCACATCTGGAAGACGTTCCCGTCCCCAGGGCTGCCCGAGGACTTCATGGCCAGGGCTCCTGAGTGAGTGTTgggctcggggctcggggccTGCCAGTCTCTCCCTGCCAGAGCATTAGCATCTCCTCCATGGCACATGTGTCCCCAGGGAAAATGGTGCCACTGCACGAGACCCTGACGTCCagctgggagggggggtgctcagaggacctgtgtgtgttggggtgggggggacagtcaTATCTGGGCTGAGTGGGCACACTCAGCAGGACAGGTGCCGGGCTGGCTCCCTCGGTGCCATCCACTGTGCAGAGACTCCTGATAGAGACCCCGGGGGCCTGGCCAGGGAGGAGGTGACAGGAGGGGACACAGCAGGCTATGGTGGGCAGGGGCAAGACCTCCCTTGGAAAAACTCAGTGTCCTCTGCCCACCCACTGACTCTCCGACTCATCCACAGCCCCTTCCAGGCAGCCCTCCAGGGGCACGAATACTTTGCCCTATTTCTTTTCCCTTATAGCCTGACTTTCCACCCCCCAGCCACACCCCCGAGCCACAGCTCCTAGAGCAGGACCGTGTTCCCCCACTTTCGGGCGCACCCCAGACTCCCCGAGatccatctctcctctcctgcctcccagAACTGGCAGGTCTCCTGGGGTCGCGCCCCTGGTTGCCCCAGGAGGGCAGCGCCTTGCCAGGGAGCCGGGACTCAGCAGGGCAAGTGGGCACGAGGGCAAGGTGGCTCAGGGTTAGAGTGGGGAGTCCCCTGCTGCCTGCCCAGCCACACTTCCTGCACACACAGCCTCACCTGCACCGGGCAGGCCCCCATCCATTCCTGCTGTCCCTTTTACTCAGGGGTCCCGGGATCTGCCTTTCCCATCTCCACCCAGGACTGGACGCTCCCTCCCGCGTCCGACCCCCAGGGGCAGCAGGCAGAGGCCACCCCAGGAGAGACTCCCCGCGGGGGAGGCTGCATCTCTCTGGCTGGGGCCATCTGGGGGCTACCCATGGCCCATACCTCGGTAGGAGAGCCG from Sorex araneus isolate mSorAra2 chromosome 4, mSorAra2.pri, whole genome shotgun sequence includes these protein-coding regions:
- the SEMA3G gene encoding semaphorin-3G is translated as MAPSAWAVCCLLGGLLFRGSSASPGPSVPRLRLSYRDLLAANRSSIFLGPRGSLDLQVMYLDEYRDRLFLGGRDTLYSLRLDQAWPDPREVVWPPQPGQREECVRKGRDASTECANFVRVLQPHNRTHLLACGTGAFRPSCVLIAVGHRGEHVLQLEPGSLESGRGRCPHEPSRPFASTFVGGELYTGLTADFLGREAMIFRSGGPRPALRSDSDQNLLHDPRFVMATRIPENSDQDDDKVYFFFSETVPAPDGGPGRVTVSRVGRVCVNDAGGQRVLVNKWSTFLKARLLCSVPGPGGGEAHFDQLEDVFLLWPRAGRSLEVYGLFRTVSAVFQGFAVCVYRMEDIWEVFKGPFAHQDGPQHQWGPYGGKVPFPRPGMCPSKMTAQPGRPFGSTKDYPDEVLQFARAHPLMFRPVRPRGSRPILVKTHLSQQLRQIVVDRVEAEDGTYDVIFLGTDSGSVLKVLALQAGATVEPEEVVLEELQVFKVPTPITEMEISVKRQMLYVGSKLGVARLQLHHCETYGSACAECCLARDPYCAWDGTTCTRYRPGTSKRRFRRQDIRHGNPAMQCTGQSQGEEAAGLGVETSKVYGTEHNSTFLQCLPKSPQAAVRWFLQRPGADGPDQVKTDERILYTEQGLLFRRLSRLDAGTYICTTLEHGFSRTIARLALEVIGAEQLHSLFPPARAGLASAPPKAWYKDFLQLIGFANLPRVDEYCERVWCPARSRAKQAKGKSWAGLELGKKVKSRAQVERNRTPREVEAT